The DNA window GAGTCAAAGCAGCAGATTACTACGAGCAATTTTTCGACCTTGGTTGGCGAGCCATAGAAGAATCTCTACAACATTTATCCACAGAATTTGATATGTTGGTTTGCGAAGGTGCAGGTAGCCCCGCAGAAATTAACCTCAAGCACCGCGATTTGACCAATATGCGGATAGCAAAGTATTTAAATGCACCGACAATCCTGGTAGTTGATATTGACCGTGGTGGTGCTTTTGCCCATGTTGTCGGGACTTTAGAGTTACTTGACCCCGATGAACGGGACTTAATTAAAGGTATTGTAATTAACAAGTTCCGTGGACAGCGATCGCTCTTAGATTCAGGTATCCAATGGCTAGAAGAACGCACCAAAAAACCTGTAATTGGTGTACTGCCTTATTTCCAAGAACTATTCCCCGCCGAAGATTCCCTCGACTTACTAGAGCGAAAAGCTCACAAAGCTCAAGCTGACTTGAATATCGTAGTGATTCGCTTACCCAGAATTGCTAACTTTACCGATTTTGACCCCTTAGAATCAGAACCATCTGTTTCCGTGAGATATCTCAGTCCAAAACAAGATTTAGGACATCCAGACGCGGTAATCATCCCTGGCACAAAAACCACCATTGCCGACTTAATCTTATTGCAGAAAAGCGGTATGGCAGAAGCCATCCAAAATTATGCCGCTTCTGGTGGCACAGTTTTGGGGATTTGTGGCGGCTACCAAATGCTAGGACAAATTATTGCTGATCCCGAAGGTATAGAAGGTCAAGCAGGTAGATTCCAAGGCTTGAATTTATTACCAATTAGAACCGTCATTACCGGACAAAAAATTGCTCGTCAACGGCAAGTTAGCTCTAATTTCCCGCAAATGGGATTGCCAGTCAATGGCTTTGAAATTCATCAAGGGCGATCGCGTATTGAACAACCACCCGATAGTCAAGCGTATCAACCCCTATTTGATGATGTTAATCTAGGTTTGGTGGATA is part of the Aulosira sp. FACHB-615 genome and encodes:
- the cobQ gene encoding cobyric acid synthase CobQ yields the protein MKAIMVVGTTSHAGKSLLTTAICRLLSRRGWRVAPFKGQNMALNAYVTANGGEIGYAQAVQAWASGVVPWVEMNPILLKPQGDMTSQVIVKGRPVGRVKAADYYEQFFDLGWRAIEESLQHLSTEFDMLVCEGAGSPAEINLKHRDLTNMRIAKYLNAPTILVVDIDRGGAFAHVVGTLELLDPDERDLIKGIVINKFRGQRSLLDSGIQWLEERTKKPVIGVLPYFQELFPAEDSLDLLERKAHKAQADLNIVVIRLPRIANFTDFDPLESEPSVSVRYLSPKQDLGHPDAVIIPGTKTTIADLILLQKSGMAEAIQNYAASGGTVLGICGGYQMLGQIIADPEGIEGQAGRFQGLNLLPIRTVITGQKIARQRQVSSNFPQMGLPVNGFEIHQGRSRIEQPPDSQAYQPLFDDVNLGLVDSCQSVWGTYLHGLFDNGPWRRAWLNRLRQQRGLKSLPTGVANYREQREQILDSLATEVERHLDLTPFLS